Proteins encoded together in one Planctomyces sp. SH-PL14 window:
- a CDS encoding cytochrome C oxidase subunit IV family protein, translating into MSHEHHAPHGQAPAGGDHGHGAHVHVMPLSVLFTIFTLLIVFTAMTVAIAQFHLGKWEVPITMLIATTKATLVAVYFMHLRYDNPFNAMIFVFSLLFVGLFLGGALMDVGQYQDSLIPPVVQDAPAAAPAK; encoded by the coding sequence ATGTCGCACGAACATCACGCTCCTCATGGTCAGGCTCCTGCCGGTGGCGATCACGGGCATGGGGCGCACGTCCACGTGATGCCGTTGTCGGTGCTGTTTACGATCTTCACGCTGCTGATCGTGTTTACGGCGATGACGGTGGCGATTGCCCAGTTCCATCTGGGGAAGTGGGAAGTCCCGATCACGATGCTGATTGCCACTACGAAGGCGACGCTGGTGGCGGTGTACTTCATGCATTTGCGGTACGACAATCCGTTCAATGCGATGATCTTTGTGTTTTCGCTGCTGTTTGTGGGGCTGTTTCTGGGTGGGGCGCTCATGGATGTTGGGCAGTATCAGGACTCGTTGATTCCGCCTGTGGTGCAGGATGCGCCGGCCGCGGCGCCAGCTAAGTAG
- a CDS encoding cytochrome c oxidase subunit 3 has protein sequence MSHSSHPASVPTPPHGGSADSHSHGHGGHGSHGGHGHQGGDGHHGGHGHPRFLAHHFGSAQQQFDAGKFGMWLFLVTEVLFFSGLFCAYAVYRSTHAEAFAHADKYLDPTLGATNTAVLIFSSLTMAWAVRAAQLGQQKLLVLLLTITLACASIFLGVKAVEYSHKWDTGVLWVSQFNPQEHAAHSPALLVLSIPAILATIMTGIGFAVARSKKAAIMASLCGALLVTSGAYFVGVGIGKGVPAIQAAILGKPAHGEESHGAESHGGESHAADAGHAAEAGHAADEHAHAAAPGGMVPAATAAEQAKVDRTYTGIFFSIYYVMTGLHAIHILAGMGTITWLLWRSLLGHFGPDYFGPVDYVGLYWHLVDLIWIYLFPLLYLVG, from the coding sequence ATGTCCCACAGCAGCCATCCCGCCTCCGTCCCGACTCCTCCGCATGGCGGTTCGGCGGATTCGCATTCGCACGGCCATGGCGGCCACGGCTCCCACGGAGGCCATGGCCATCAGGGGGGAGACGGTCACCATGGCGGCCACGGACATCCGCGGTTCCTGGCCCATCACTTCGGTTCGGCGCAGCAGCAGTTCGATGCCGGCAAGTTCGGGATGTGGCTGTTCCTGGTCACGGAAGTCCTGTTCTTCAGCGGCCTGTTCTGCGCCTACGCCGTCTACCGCAGCACGCACGCCGAGGCGTTCGCCCACGCGGACAAGTACCTCGATCCGACACTCGGCGCGACGAACACCGCGGTCCTGATCTTCAGCTCGCTCACGATGGCCTGGGCGGTCCGCGCCGCTCAGCTCGGGCAGCAGAAGCTCCTGGTCCTCCTGCTGACGATTACGCTCGCCTGTGCGAGCATCTTCCTCGGCGTGAAGGCGGTCGAGTACAGCCACAAGTGGGACACCGGCGTCCTGTGGGTCTCGCAGTTCAATCCGCAGGAGCACGCGGCGCACAGTCCGGCGCTCCTCGTCCTGTCGATCCCCGCCATCCTGGCGACGATCATGACCGGCATCGGCTTCGCGGTCGCCCGCTCGAAGAAGGCGGCCATCATGGCCTCCCTGTGCGGGGCGCTCCTGGTAACGAGCGGGGCGTACTTCGTCGGCGTGGGGATCGGCAAGGGGGTTCCGGCGATCCAGGCCGCCATCCTCGGGAAGCCGGCCCACGGCGAAGAGTCGCATGGTGCTGAGAGCCACGGCGGCGAGTCACACGCGGCCGATGCGGGCCATGCCGCCGAGGCGGGACACGCCGCTGACGAGCACGCTCACGCGGCCGCTCCGGGGGGAATGGTGCCGGCCGCTACGGCGGCTGAGCAGGCCAAGGTCGACCGGACCTATACGGGGATCTTCTTCAGCATCTATTACGTCATGACCGGCCTGCATGCGATCCACATCCTGGCCGGGATGGGGACGATCACGTGGCTCCTGTGGCGGTCGCTGCTGGGGCACTTCGGTCCGGATTACTTCGGCCCGGTCGACTATGTCGGGCTGTACTGGCACCTTGTCGACCTGATCTGGATCTACCTGTTCCCGCTGCTGTATCTCGTCGGATAG
- the ctaD gene encoding cytochrome c oxidase subunit I, which yields MSQAVHHTTAAGAAAAVAHVHGHGEADYLTCSSGWKSWAFTLDHKRIGVMYLVAILLAFLGGGVMALMIRLELLVPGKLFLSEDQYNHMFTLHGAIMTFLFLIPSIPAALGNFMLPVMLGVKDVAFPRMNLASFYLWVGGAIFFMSAIVFGGLDTGWTFYTPYSTTTNTSVVAASLGVFILGFSSIFTGLNFLVTINMMRPAGMTWFRMPLFLWSLYATSIIQILATPVIGITGILLIAERTLGIGVFDPARGGDPVLFQHFFWFYSHPAVYIMILPAMGVISELVSTFSRKPIFGYRFIAYSSIAIALLGFLVWGHHMFVSGQSPLAAMVFSALTFSVSIPSAIKVFNWLSTMYKGSISLETPMCYALAFIFLFGIGGLTGLHLGSLATDVHLHDTYFVVAHFHYVMMGGTLIAFLGGLHYWWPKMFGRMYNENLARIACLIIFVGFNATFFPQFVLGSRGMPRRYANYDPEFQVFHQFSTTGVFILGGGLLLCAWVLIQSLRNGRRAPANPWGGSTLEWKCSSPPPHHNFDWPPVVSDPYEYDHILYDPKEGGYVEVEEVSPDPEDESDDESDDESPLR from the coding sequence ATGTCCCAAGCCGTTCACCACACGACCGCTGCCGGTGCCGCCGCCGCCGTTGCCCACGTTCATGGGCACGGAGAAGCGGACTACCTGACCTGCTCCTCCGGCTGGAAGTCGTGGGCCTTCACGCTCGACCACAAGCGGATCGGGGTCATGTACCTCGTCGCCATCCTGCTCGCCTTCCTGGGCGGCGGGGTGATGGCGCTGATGATCCGCCTGGAGCTGCTCGTTCCCGGGAAGCTGTTCCTCAGCGAGGACCAGTACAACCACATGTTCACGCTGCACGGCGCGATCATGACCTTCCTGTTCCTGATCCCCAGCATCCCGGCCGCCCTCGGCAACTTCATGCTCCCGGTCATGCTGGGGGTGAAGGACGTCGCCTTCCCGCGGATGAACCTCGCCAGCTTTTACCTGTGGGTCGGCGGGGCGATCTTCTTCATGTCCGCCATCGTCTTCGGCGGCCTCGACACCGGCTGGACCTTCTACACGCCGTACAGCACGACGACCAATACCAGCGTCGTCGCCGCGAGCCTGGGGGTCTTCATCCTCGGCTTCAGCTCGATCTTCACCGGCCTGAACTTCCTGGTGACGATCAACATGATGCGGCCGGCGGGGATGACCTGGTTCCGGATGCCGCTCTTCCTGTGGAGCCTCTACGCAACGTCGATCATTCAGATTCTGGCCACGCCGGTCATCGGCATCACCGGGATCCTGCTGATTGCCGAGCGGACCCTCGGGATCGGCGTCTTCGATCCGGCCCGCGGCGGGGATCCGGTGCTGTTCCAGCACTTCTTCTGGTTCTACTCGCACCCCGCGGTGTACATCATGATCCTCCCGGCGATGGGGGTGATCAGCGAGCTCGTCTCGACCTTCAGCCGCAAGCCGATCTTCGGCTACCGCTTCATTGCCTACAGCTCGATCGCCATCGCGCTCCTGGGCTTCCTGGTCTGGGGGCATCATATGTTCGTCAGCGGCCAGTCTCCGCTGGCGGCGATGGTCTTCAGCGCCCTGACCTTCAGCGTCTCGATCCCGTCGGCGATCAAGGTCTTCAACTGGCTCTCGACGATGTACAAGGGCTCGATCAGCCTCGAGACCCCGATGTGCTACGCCCTGGCCTTCATCTTCCTGTTCGGGATCGGCGGCCTGACCGGCCTGCACCTCGGCTCGCTGGCGACCGACGTCCACCTGCACGACACCTACTTCGTCGTGGCCCACTTCCACTACGTCATGATGGGGGGAACGCTGATCGCCTTCCTCGGCGGGCTGCACTACTGGTGGCCGAAGATGTTCGGCCGGATGTACAACGAGAACCTGGCCCGCATCGCGTGCCTGATCATCTTCGTGGGCTTCAATGCCACGTTCTTCCCGCAGTTCGTCCTCGGCAGCCGCGGGATGCCCCGCCGCTACGCGAACTACGATCCCGAGTTCCAGGTCTTCCACCAGTTCAGCACGACCGGGGTTTTCATTCTGGGTGGCGGACTCCTGCTGTGCGCCTGGGTGCTGATCCAGTCGCTCCGCAACGGCCGCCGGGCTCCTGCCAACCCGTGGGGTGGCTCGACGCTCGAGTGGAAGTGCAGCTCGCCTCCGCCGCATCACAACTTCGACTGGCCCCCGGTCGTCTCCGACCCGTACGAGTACGACCACATCCTGTACGACCCGAAGGAGGGGGGCTACGTCGAGGTCGAAGAGGTCTCGCCGGACCCCGAAGACGAGTCCGATGACGAGTCCGATGACGAGTCCCCGTTGCGCTGA
- the coxB gene encoding cytochrome c oxidase subunit II, translating to MTKVLTLPFSHLSGLMSGLLAQSSGGTLSFPAQGSDFASNVDTLYYTITGIAAVFFVLIVAVMAYFVVRFRRRPGHTVQPSPSHNTPLEIIWSVLPGFILVGIFVAGFSIFLNMRRVPAGAYEINVTARKWSWAFQYPGGLAVENLHVPADRPVRLLMGSQDVIHSLFIPAFRVKQDLVPGRYTDMWFRATTPGTYRLYCAEYCGQQHSMMVANVIVHPPAEFDQWLRAEADKLNDLPPVELGALLYKRQGCAQCHAVDANTSGKAGPSFVGLFGTQRALASGETVAADENYIRRSILEPQAQVRAGFQPVMPTYQGRLKDREIEALIAYIKSLNPQ from the coding sequence ATGACGAAGGTCCTCACCCTGCCGTTCTCCCACCTGTCCGGGTTGATGTCCGGCCTGCTCGCGCAGTCCTCCGGCGGCACGCTCTCCTTTCCCGCCCAGGGATCGGACTTCGCGTCGAACGTGGACACCCTGTACTACACCATCACCGGCATCGCCGCGGTGTTCTTCGTCCTGATCGTGGCGGTCATGGCCTACTTCGTCGTGCGGTTCCGCCGCCGGCCGGGGCATACCGTCCAGCCGAGCCCGTCGCACAACACGCCGCTCGAAATCATCTGGTCGGTCCTGCCGGGGTTCATCCTGGTCGGGATCTTCGTCGCCGGCTTCTCGATCTTCCTGAACATGCGCCGCGTTCCCGCGGGGGCCTACGAGATCAACGTGACGGCCCGCAAGTGGAGCTGGGCTTTCCAGTACCCGGGCGGACTGGCGGTCGAAAACCTGCACGTGCCGGCCGACCGCCCGGTGCGGCTCCTGATGGGCTCGCAGGACGTGATCCACAGCCTGTTCATTCCCGCCTTCCGCGTGAAGCAGGATCTCGTCCCCGGCCGCTACACCGACATGTGGTTCCGGGCGACGACGCCGGGAACGTACCGCCTGTACTGTGCCGAGTACTGCGGCCAGCAGCACTCGATGATGGTCGCCAACGTCATCGTCCACCCGCCCGCCGAGTTCGATCAGTGGCTCCGGGCCGAAGCGGACAAGCTGAACGATCTTCCGCCGGTCGAACTCGGGGCCCTCCTCTACAAACGTCAGGGATGCGCCCAGTGCCACGCCGTCGACGCGAACACGTCGGGCAAGGCGGGACCGTCGTTCGTCGGCCTGTTCGGAACACAGCGGGCCCTCGCCTCGGGCGAAACGGTCGCCGCCGACGAGAACTACATCCGCCGCTCGATCCTCGAGCCGCAGGCCCAGGTCCGGGCCGGCTTCCAGCCTGTGATGCCGACCTACCAGGGCCGGCTCAAGGATCGGGAGATCGAAGCCCTGATCGCGTACATCAAGAGTTTGAATCCGCAGTGA
- a CDS encoding SCO family protein: protein MRSGLLLSSVLAIAGLWSLTAAPALGQVVRPVQQLDGVKVTEHLNTALPLNLNFRDDRGKPVRLSQIFDGQRPVVLSLNYASCPMLCGLQLNGMVDALARVPLEPGRDYQIVSVSIDPLETPVQARLAKQNYLRAFGRGNGDGWHFLTGREDEIRQLAEAVGFEYRYIPERREYAHAALFTIATPDGRLSRYLYGVRFDPQTVRLSLVEAAAGKIGTTLDQVLLFCFHYDALAGSYAPAAISLMKAGGAVTILGLLAFLVPWWLRRRPSPVATSPPPGSPPPTGPGLPKPAVA from the coding sequence GTGAGGTCCGGCCTCCTCCTGTCGAGCGTGCTGGCGATCGCCGGGCTGTGGTCTCTGACCGCGGCGCCGGCGCTGGGGCAGGTCGTGCGCCCCGTACAGCAGCTCGATGGCGTGAAGGTCACGGAGCATCTCAACACGGCGCTCCCCCTGAACCTGAACTTCCGCGACGACCGGGGCAAACCGGTCCGCCTGAGTCAGATCTTCGACGGCCAGCGGCCGGTCGTCCTGTCGCTGAACTACGCCAGCTGCCCCATGCTGTGCGGGCTGCAGCTGAACGGAATGGTCGACGCCCTGGCCCGCGTCCCGCTGGAGCCGGGCCGCGACTACCAGATCGTCTCGGTCAGCATCGACCCGCTCGAAACCCCGGTCCAGGCGCGGCTGGCGAAGCAGAACTACCTCCGGGCCTTCGGCCGTGGAAACGGCGACGGCTGGCACTTCTTGACCGGCCGCGAGGACGAGATCCGGCAGCTCGCCGAAGCGGTCGGGTTCGAATACCGCTACATCCCCGAGCGCCGCGAGTACGCTCACGCCGCCCTGTTCACGATCGCCACGCCGGACGGGCGGCTGTCGCGATACCTGTACGGCGTCCGCTTCGATCCGCAGACGGTCCGGCTCTCGCTCGTCGAAGCGGCGGCCGGAAAGATCGGGACGACGCTCGATCAGGTGCTGCTCTTCTGCTTCCACTACGACGCGCTGGCCGGCAGCTATGCCCCCGCCGCGATCTCCCTCATGAAAGCCGGGGGAGCGGTCACGATCCTGGGGCTCCTGGCGTTCCTGGTCCCATGGTGGCTCCGCCGCCGGCCGAGTCCGGTGGCGACCTCCCCGCCGCCCGGGTCTCCGCCGCCGACAGGACCGGGACTCCCCAAGCCCGCGGTCGCATGA